In one window of Candidatus Cloacimonadota bacterium DNA:
- the arcC gene encoding carbamate kinase yields MKKTAVLALGGNAIIKAGQKGTITEQFANTRNSLDGIVELISRGYQLSITHGNGPQVGNLLRQQEAGEKEGLAALPLGVLNAATEGTMGYMIEQSLQNKLLQQGISKQVITIVSQVVVDKNDPSMKNPTKFVGSTYYTAEQANELKKSLGWSLKEDSGKGYRRVVPSPMPIEIIPAETINELVHEGEIVIAVGGGGIPVYREDNGSLEGIDAVIDKDFASALLALNIKADLFVILTGVEKVSINFGKENQQDLDVMTVAEAQTHYDEKQFPAGSMGPKILAAIDFLKRGGSEVLITSIEKIVDAFEGKTGTRIVH; encoded by the coding sequence ATGAAAAAGACAGCGGTTCTTGCTTTAGGCGGAAATGCCATCATTAAGGCAGGTCAGAAAGGAACTATTACGGAGCAGTTTGCCAATACCAGAAACTCATTGGATGGCATCGTGGAACTTATCAGCAGAGGCTATCAACTAAGTATTACCCATGGCAATGGACCTCAGGTGGGAAATCTTCTCCGCCAACAGGAAGCAGGAGAAAAAGAAGGCCTTGCAGCTTTGCCCCTAGGTGTGCTAAATGCTGCCACAGAAGGTACTATGGGCTATATGATAGAGCAAAGCTTACAAAACAAGCTACTTCAGCAAGGCATCTCCAAACAGGTAATAACCATCGTTTCACAAGTAGTAGTGGATAAAAACGATCCCAGTATGAAGAATCCTACTAAGTTTGTGGGCAGTACCTATTATACCGCTGAACAAGCAAATGAGCTGAAAAAAAGCTTGGGTTGGAGCCTAAAAGAAGATTCTGGCAAGGGTTATCGCCGGGTGGTACCCTCACCAATGCCTATTGAGATTATTCCTGCTGAGACAATCAATGAGCTGGTTCACGAAGGTGAGATCGTAATTGCCGTTGGTGGCGGAGGAATTCCCGTATATCGTGAGGATAATGGAAGTTTGGAAGGCATAGATGCCGTTATAGATAAGGACTTTGCCAGTGCACTGTTGGCTTTGAACATCAAAGCGGACTTGTTTGTGATTCTAACTGGAGTGGAGAAGGTTTCTATCAATTTTGGTAAAGAGAATCAACAGGATCTGGATGTAATGACAGTAGCAGAAGCGCAAACGCATTATGATGAAAAACAATTTCCCGCTGGAAGTATGGGTCCAAAGATACTTGCAGCAATAGATTTTTTGAAGCGGGGTGGCAGTGAAGTGTTGATTACTTCAATCGAAAAAATTGTGGATGCCTTTGAAGGCAAGACAGGAACACGCATTGTTCACTAA